The following proteins are co-located in the Nitrospirota bacterium genome:
- a CDS encoding HNH endonuclease: MARNPSTTTRGGSFDQLTIEAVWRKARAVAGYDSNQWRVDQCGVWINRAAYGTVSQYGWEIDHAFPVSRGGTDDLANLQPLHWQNNRGKGDDYPRWTCTISSKV, translated from the coding sequence ATGGCAAGAAATCCAAGCACAACAACCCGTGGGGGTTCTTTTGATCAGTTAACCATCGAAGCCGTTTGGAGAAAGGCAAGAGCTGTTGCGGGTTATGATTCAAACCAGTGGAGAGTTGATCAATGCGGGGTCTGGATCAACAGAGCAGCTTACGGGACAGTCTCTCAGTATGGGTGGGAAATTGATCACGCTTTTCCAGTTTCTAGGGGAGGAACAGACGATCTTGCAAATCTGCAACCGCTTCACTGGCAGAATAATCGTGGCAAGGGTGACGATTATCCAAGGTGGACTTGCACGATCTCGTCTAAGGTTTGA
- a CDS encoding oxidoreductase → MSFSRRTILKAAGLGALAGLTGCDAMGSMFGRMFAMPPRDTLYFTPNDKFYIVNYADSAVSVSREVNIEQWQVHVTGSVKKPMKLGWRDILNRDSFDQVSTLMCIDTLPGGDSLGNAQWRGISLKKLLQDAGADEDLARDVVFRAIDGYHDSIPFTRAMQDDVMLAYLMNGEKLPKAHGFPLRLIVPGLYGIKNVKWITEIEVYPGDYKGYWQQKGWTDDGTIKIFSRVDSPGHYQALRGPEQKFRGIAFGGPNSIAKVEISFDAGKTWNSAELEKPMSPYSWVIWNYAWRPPKAGKFQVAVRATDSKGQLQIEEIVRPQPAGASGLHTIIADVEQI, encoded by the coding sequence CATACTGAAAGCCGCCGGCCTCGGCGCTCTGGCTGGCCTCACCGGCTGCGATGCCATGGGCAGCATGTTCGGACGCATGTTCGCCATGCCGCCGCGCGACACCCTCTACTTCACGCCCAACGACAAGTTCTACATCGTGAACTACGCGGACTCAGCCGTCAGCGTCTCGCGCGAGGTCAACATCGAGCAGTGGCAGGTGCACGTCACCGGCTCGGTCAAAAAGCCGATGAAGCTGGGCTGGCGCGACATTCTAAACCGCGATTCTTTCGACCAGGTCAGCACGCTCATGTGCATCGACACCCTCCCCGGCGGCGACAGCCTCGGCAACGCCCAGTGGCGCGGCATCTCGCTCAAGAAGTTGTTGCAGGATGCGGGCGCCGACGAGGACCTGGCGCGCGACGTGGTCTTCCGCGCCATCGACGGGTACCACGACAGCATCCCCTTCACCCGCGCCATGCAGGACGACGTGATGCTCGCCTATCTCATGAACGGCGAGAAACTCCCCAAGGCCCATGGGTTCCCGCTCCGGCTCATCGTGCCGGGCCTTTACGGGATCAAGAACGTGAAGTGGATCACGGAGATCGAGGTCTACCCCGGCGACTACAAGGGCTACTGGCAGCAAAAGGGCTGGACGGACGACGGCACGATCAAGATCTTCTCCCGCGTGGACAGCCCCGGCCACTACCAGGCGCTGCGGGGCCCGGAGCAGAAGTTCCGCGGCATCGCTTTCGGCGGGCCCAATAGCATCGCCAAGGTGGAGATCAGCTTCGACGCGGGCAAGACCTGGAATAGCGCCGAACTGGAAAAGCCCATGTCCCCCTACTCCTGGGTCATCTGGAACTATGCCTGGCGGCCGCCCAAGGCAGGCAAATTCCAGGTGGCCGTCCGCGCCACCGACAGCAAGGGCCAGTTGCAGATCGAAGAGATCGTCCGCCCTCAACCGGCCGGCGCGAGCGGGCTGCATACGATCATCGCCGACGTAGAGCAAATTTGA